Proteins from a genomic interval of Pseudomonas sp. RC10:
- a CDS encoding PA4780 family RIO1-like protein kinase, giving the protein MKTPKRIEPLIEDGLVDEVLRPLMSGKEAAVYVVRCGKELRCAKVYKEANKRSFRQAAEYQEGRKVRNSRDARAMAKGSKFGRKETEDAWQNAEVAALFRLAGAGVRVPKPYDFLDGVLLMEMVSDEYGDAAPRLNDVTLEPDQAREYHAFLIQQIVLMLCTGLVHGDLSEFNVLLSPDGPVIIDLPQAVDAAGNNHAFSMLERDVGNMASYFGRFAPELKKTRFAKEMWAYYQAGTLSPATVLTGEFDDPDEEADVGSVLREIEAAQRDEARRQAARAADDAPPNKAEEPPPPWMQ; this is encoded by the coding sequence ATGAAGACTCCAAAACGCATTGAACCCCTGATCGAAGACGGTCTGGTAGACGAGGTGCTGCGCCCGCTGATGAGCGGTAAAGAGGCAGCTGTTTATGTGGTGCGCTGCGGCAAAGAATTGCGCTGCGCGAAGGTTTACAAGGAGGCGAACAAACGCAGTTTCCGTCAGGCGGCGGAATATCAGGAAGGCCGCAAGGTCCGCAACAGCCGGGATGCCCGGGCGATGGCCAAGGGCTCCAAGTTCGGGCGCAAGGAAACCGAGGACGCCTGGCAGAACGCCGAAGTGGCGGCGCTGTTTCGTCTGGCTGGCGCGGGCGTCAGAGTGCCCAAGCCGTACGACTTCCTCGATGGCGTGTTGCTGATGGAGATGGTCTCGGACGAATACGGCGATGCGGCGCCGCGTCTGAACGACGTCACCCTCGAACCCGATCAGGCCCGCGAGTATCACGCGTTCCTGATCCAACAGATCGTGCTGATGTTGTGTACCGGTCTGGTGCACGGTGACCTCTCCGAGTTCAACGTGCTGCTGTCACCGGACGGCCCGGTCATCATCGACTTGCCCCAGGCGGTGGATGCGGCGGGCAATAACCATGCGTTCAGCATGCTCGAACGCGACGTGGGCAACATGGCTTCGTACTTCGGACGCTTCGCACCGGAGCTGAAGAAAACCCGATTCGCCAAAGAGATGTGGGCCTACTATCAGGCGGGCACTTTGTCGCCAGCGACTGTGCTGACCGGCGAGTTCGACGACCCGGACGAAGAGGCTGACGTTGGCAGTGTGCTGCGCGAAATCGAAGCGGCGCAGCGTGATGAAGCGCGACGTCAAGCGGCGAGAGCTGCCGATGATGCACCGCCGAACAAAGCCGAAGAACCGCCTCCGCCTTGGATGCAATAA
- a CDS encoding helix-turn-helix transcriptional regulator has product MPSKGHSPSRSPDTLRQIPALTDLPRPVYARAESLSAGSWTPTHRHDWVQFSYAISGVLGVHTEQGSFFAPPQWGVWIPAGLGHEVVTSTRAEMRSLYVRTQDSLWATDRCRVLEVTPLARELIKAFCLFPPDYPERDSHESRLVQVLLDQLAQLPEVGFSLPLPRHPRLLALCNELVEDPSQNITLTDWAARLNMSEKTLMRLFQRETGLSFRGWRQRARLLASLNALEEGDSVTSTALNCGYDSTSAFIAAFKGLFGFTPGDLFKQ; this is encoded by the coding sequence ATGCCGAGCAAAGGACATTCACCCTCTCGCAGCCCCGACACGCTGCGGCAGATCCCCGCCCTGACCGATCTGCCTCGGCCCGTTTATGCCCGCGCCGAGAGCCTGAGTGCGGGTTCATGGACGCCGACACATCGCCACGATTGGGTGCAGTTTTCCTACGCCATCAGCGGCGTTCTCGGCGTTCACACCGAGCAGGGCAGTTTTTTCGCGCCTCCGCAGTGGGGTGTTTGGATTCCGGCGGGATTGGGCCATGAAGTAGTCACCTCGACCCGCGCTGAAATGCGTAGCCTCTACGTTCGCACTCAGGATTCCCTATGGGCGACGGATCGCTGTCGGGTGCTGGAAGTGACGCCTTTGGCCCGTGAGCTGATCAAAGCCTTCTGCCTGTTTCCCCCGGATTACCCCGAACGCGACAGCCACGAGTCCCGGCTGGTGCAGGTGCTGCTCGACCAACTGGCGCAGTTGCCCGAGGTCGGCTTTTCCCTGCCCTTGCCCCGTCATCCTCGCTTGCTGGCGCTGTGCAATGAACTGGTCGAAGACCCCAGCCAGAACATCACACTGACCGATTGGGCCGCGCGCCTGAACATGTCGGAAAAGACCCTGATGCGCCTGTTCCAGCGCGAGACCGGTTTGAGTTTCAGAGGGTGGCGACAACGAGCGCGGTTGCTTGCCTCGCTCAATGCATTGGAAGAGGGCGACAGCGTGACCAGCACCGCCCTCAATTGCGGGTATGACTCAACGTCGGCGTTCATCGCGGCGTTCAAGGGCCTGTTTGGCTTCACCCCCGGAGATCTTTTCAAACAGTGA
- a CDS encoding acetyl-CoA C-acetyltransferase: MNQIRRVAIVGGNRIPFARSNGAYATANNQEMLTAALEGLIERFNLHGLRMGEVVAGAVLKHSRDFNLTRECVLGSRLSPQTPAYDIQQACGTGLEAALLVANKIALGQIECGIAGGVDTASDAPIGVNEDLRRILLQVNRAKSTGDKLKVLTQLRPHNLKPELPRNGEPRTGLSMGQHCELMAQTWQIPREAQDQLALESHQKMAAAYASGWQDDLLTPFRNLTRDNNLRADASLEKMASLKPAYERSPRGTLTAGNSTPLTDGASVVLLASEEWAKERGLPVLAYWRDGEAAAVDFVRGEEGLLMAPVYAVPRLLARNGLTLQDFDYYEIHEAFAAQVLCTLKAWEDPEYCKNRLDLDAPLGSIDRSKLNVKGSSLAAGHPFAATGGRIVANLAKLLSVAGQGRGLISICAAGGQGVTAILER; encoded by the coding sequence ATGAACCAGATACGCCGCGTCGCCATCGTCGGAGGCAATCGCATTCCGTTCGCCCGCTCCAACGGCGCCTACGCCACGGCCAACAATCAGGAGATGCTCACTGCCGCACTGGAGGGCTTGATCGAGCGCTTCAACCTGCACGGCTTGCGCATGGGGGAAGTGGTGGCCGGGGCGGTTCTCAAGCACTCACGGGATTTCAACCTGACCCGCGAATGTGTGCTGGGCTCGCGACTGTCTCCGCAAACACCCGCGTACGACATTCAGCAGGCCTGCGGCACGGGGCTGGAAGCAGCGCTGCTGGTCGCCAACAAGATCGCGCTGGGACAGATCGAGTGCGGCATCGCGGGCGGCGTGGACACAGCATCCGATGCGCCGATCGGGGTGAACGAAGACTTGCGACGCATCCTGTTGCAGGTCAACCGCGCCAAGAGCACGGGCGACAAACTCAAGGTGCTGACCCAACTGAGGCCGCACAACCTCAAGCCCGAACTGCCCCGTAACGGCGAGCCGCGCACCGGGCTGTCGATGGGGCAGCACTGCGAGCTGATGGCGCAGACCTGGCAGATTCCCCGGGAGGCCCAGGATCAACTGGCGCTGGAGAGCCATCAGAAAATGGCGGCTGCCTATGCATCGGGTTGGCAGGATGACCTGCTGACACCGTTTCGAAACCTGACCCGGGACAACAATCTGCGCGCCGACGCCAGCCTTGAAAAAATGGCATCGCTCAAACCGGCCTACGAGCGCAGCCCTCGTGGCACGTTGACGGCTGGTAACTCAACACCGCTCACCGATGGCGCGTCGGTGGTGTTGCTGGCCAGTGAGGAATGGGCCAAAGAACGCGGCCTGCCGGTGTTGGCCTATTGGCGGGATGGTGAGGCGGCAGCGGTGGATTTCGTGCGGGGCGAAGAGGGCTTGTTGATGGCGCCGGTGTACGCCGTGCCCCGCTTGCTGGCCCGCAATGGTTTGACGTTGCAGGATTTTGATTACTACGAAATCCACGAAGCGTTCGCGGCGCAGGTGCTGTGCACGCTCAAGGCCTGGGAAGACCCGGAATACTGCAAAAACCGTCTGGACCTCGATGCGCCGTTGGGCTCCATCGACCGTAGCAAGCTCAACGTGAAAGGCAGCTCGCTGGCAGCAGGACACCCCTTCGCCGCGACCGGCGGGCGCATCGTTGCCAACCTCGCGAAACTGCTCAGCGTGGCGGGGCAAGGGCGAGGTCTGATCTCGATTTGTGCAGCGGGCGGGCAGGGCGTAACGGCGATCCTCGAGCGGTGA
- a CDS encoding 3-oxoacyl-ACP reductase encodes MASDRYIDFANSDIGRRLVGAVGLPAPARLERWQAGRLRPVEGALLLSGGPLAERVSEFAPRMTDLLFSFASDFSGAHPWTPDQGSKIKAVVFDASRLLHTSQLSGLRDFFQPVIRHLENSAHIVILARAPDAQIDALAASTQQAIEGFSRSLAKEMRNGGTVQLLQVEDGAEDQLEGALRFFLSPKSAFISGQVIRISASTAHVQDWSRPLAGRKALVTGAARGIGAAIAETLARDGADVVLLDVPQAKSDLEALAARLGGQPLVLDICAPDAAAQLIEHLPDGLDILVHNAGITRDKTLANMTADFWDSVLNVNLNAPQVLTQALIDAGTLRDNGSVILMASISGLAGNRGQTNYTTSKAGLIGLARALAPSLKERGISINAVAPGFIETNMTAHMPFALREAGRRMSSLGQGGLPQDVAEAVAWLGQPGSASVSGQVLRVCGQSVIGA; translated from the coding sequence ATGGCATCTGATCGCTACATTGACTTCGCCAACTCGGACATCGGTCGCCGACTGGTCGGAGCCGTGGGCCTTCCCGCGCCAGCGCGACTGGAACGCTGGCAGGCCGGGCGCCTGCGTCCGGTGGAAGGTGCGCTGCTGTTGAGCGGCGGCCCGTTGGCGGAGCGCGTCAGCGAGTTTGCCCCGCGCATGACCGACTTGCTGTTCAGCTTCGCGAGTGACTTCAGCGGCGCGCATCCGTGGACACCCGATCAAGGCTCGAAAATCAAGGCCGTCGTGTTCGACGCCAGCCGCCTTTTACATACCTCCCAACTCTCTGGGCTGCGCGACTTCTTCCAGCCGGTGATCCGCCATCTGGAAAACAGCGCGCACATCGTGATCCTCGCCCGCGCACCCGATGCCCAAATCGACGCACTGGCCGCCAGCACCCAGCAGGCCATTGAAGGTTTCAGCCGCTCGCTGGCGAAAGAAATGCGCAACGGCGGCACGGTTCAGCTGCTGCAAGTCGAAGACGGCGCGGAAGATCAACTGGAAGGCGCCTTGCGTTTTTTCCTGTCGCCAAAGAGCGCGTTCATCTCCGGCCAGGTCATTCGAATCAGCGCCTCCACAGCCCACGTGCAGGACTGGAGTCGCCCACTGGCCGGACGCAAGGCATTGGTGACCGGCGCAGCTCGCGGCATCGGTGCGGCTATCGCGGAAACCCTGGCCCGCGATGGCGCAGACGTTGTGTTACTGGATGTGCCACAAGCCAAGTCCGACCTTGAAGCCTTGGCCGCGCGGCTTGGCGGTCAACCGCTGGTGCTGGATATCTGCGCACCGGATGCCGCCGCCCAGTTGATCGAACACCTGCCCGACGGACTCGACATTCTCGTGCACAACGCGGGCATCACTCGCGATAAAACCCTTGCCAACATGACGGCCGACTTCTGGGATTCGGTGCTCAACGTCAACCTCAATGCGCCCCAAGTGCTAACCCAGGCGCTGATCGACGCGGGCACCCTGCGCGACAATGGCAGCGTGATTCTGATGGCCTCGATCAGCGGGCTTGCCGGCAATCGTGGGCAAACCAACTACACCACCAGTAAAGCCGGGCTGATCGGACTGGCGCGTGCACTGGCGCCTTCGCTGAAAGAGCGCGGCATTAGCATCAACGCCGTGGCACCGGGCTTTATCGAAACCAACATGACCGCGCACATGCCCTTCGCTTTGCGTGAAGCAGGCCGACGCATGAGTTCGCTCGGCCAGGGCGGCTTGCCTCAGGATGTCGCGGAAGCGGTGGCATGGCTGGGCCAGCCGGGTAGCGCTTCAGTCAGCGGGCAGGTGTTGCGTGTGTGCGGACAAAGCGTGATTGGGGCTTAA
- a CDS encoding MaoC/PaaZ C-terminal domain-containing protein, with protein MSAHWRYLDTPPSLPGLFLQAALRRKISGSQLPDQGLRCWVSVDPDKVNAFSKVCGFIPGSLLPPTYPHVLAFPLQMKLLTDKDFPFPLLGLVHLHNRISIRRPLGSVIKAQVSVRVANLKPHAKGATFSLITQFEDALGLLWEEESTMLCKGAKIEGEIEGAYEPAPLPMTELATWYVPSDIGRQYAKVSGDYNPIHLSDSSAKLFGFPTAIAHGLWMKSRTLAALDDHLPASNVDISVEFQKPVRLPSEVTLSASAAGSHGQLKVEGKEGIVHMIGTWQPAAE; from the coding sequence ATGAGTGCACATTGGCGCTATCTGGACACCCCTCCGTCGCTGCCGGGCTTGTTCTTGCAGGCGGCGTTGCGGCGCAAGATCAGCGGCTCACAGCTGCCGGATCAGGGGCTGCGCTGCTGGGTCTCGGTAGACCCGGACAAGGTCAACGCCTTCTCCAAGGTCTGCGGGTTCATACCCGGCAGCCTGTTGCCGCCCACGTATCCCCACGTACTGGCGTTCCCGCTGCAAATGAAGCTGCTGACAGACAAGGACTTCCCGTTTCCGCTGTTGGGGCTGGTGCATTTGCATAACCGCATCAGCATTCGCCGCCCGCTCGGCAGTGTGATCAAGGCGCAAGTCAGCGTGCGCGTCGCTAACCTCAAACCCCACGCAAAAGGCGCGACGTTCAGCCTGATCACGCAGTTCGAAGACGCGTTGGGGCTGCTGTGGGAAGAAGAGAGCACCATGCTGTGCAAAGGCGCGAAGATCGAAGGTGAAATTGAAGGCGCCTACGAACCGGCACCGCTGCCGATGACCGAATTGGCGACGTGGTACGTCCCCTCCGATATCGGTCGGCAATACGCGAAAGTCAGCGGCGATTACAACCCGATCCACCTGAGCGACAGCAGCGCCAAGCTGTTTGGCTTCCCCACGGCCATCGCCCACGGCCTGTGGATGAAAAGCCGGACGCTGGCGGCGCTTGACGATCATTTGCCTGCATCAAATGTGGATATCTCGGTGGAGTTTCAGAAGCCCGTTCGCCTGCCGAGCGAGGTGACGCTGTCCGCCAGCGCGGCGGGGTCTCATGGTCAATTGAAGGTCGAGGGCAAAGAAGGGATCGTGCACATGATCGGGACGTGGCAGCCTGCGGCGGAGTGA
- a CDS encoding nucleotide pyrophosphohydrolase → MNLDELTQRLHRIRDTNDWRQFHSPKNLAMAASVEMAELVEIFQWKTEDQSRQLPADELAHAGQEVGDIVLYLLLMCSELGLDMNEVVRAKLADSERRFSK, encoded by the coding sequence ATGAACCTCGACGAACTCACCCAACGCCTGCATCGCATCCGCGATACCAATGACTGGCGGCAATTTCACAGCCCTAAAAATCTCGCCATGGCCGCCAGTGTGGAAATGGCCGAGCTGGTGGAGATTTTTCAGTGGAAAACCGAGGACCAGTCACGTCAGCTGCCCGCCGATGAACTCGCCCACGCGGGTCAGGAAGTGGGTGACATCGTGCTGTATCTGCTGCTGATGTGCAGCGAATTGGGGCTGGACATGAACGAAGTGGTGCGCGCCAAGCTGGCCGACAGCGAGCGGCGGTTCAGCAAATGA
- a CDS encoding methyltransferase has product MSDRHFDQLATRFAEKIYGGAKGAIRLAVLQADLTESLPNRPLRVLDIGAGLGHMSLWLAEQGHDVTLAEPAEPMLEGARQRFADAGQTGTFIQAPWQALPEQLSEPYDLVICHAVLEWLAEPFTILPVLRQLTKADGWLSLAFYNRDALIYRNLLKGHFRKMRRNTLAGEKQSLTPQEPLDPRELAAQLEGLWRVETQSGVRVFHDYMPVEFQAKAELTDLLEMELAHRRHPSFAGLGRYLHWMCRPV; this is encoded by the coding sequence ATGAGCGACCGTCATTTTGACCAGTTGGCCACGCGCTTCGCCGAGAAGATCTACGGCGGCGCCAAGGGCGCGATCCGTCTGGCGGTGTTGCAGGCAGACCTGACAGAAAGCCTGCCGAACCGCCCCCTGCGCGTCCTTGACATCGGCGCCGGGCTGGGCCACATGTCGCTCTGGCTCGCTGAACAGGGGCATGACGTCACTTTGGCCGAGCCTGCTGAACCGATGCTGGAAGGCGCGCGCCAGCGTTTCGCAGACGCCGGACAAACGGGCACCTTCATTCAAGCCCCGTGGCAGGCGCTCCCTGAGCAACTGAGCGAGCCGTACGATCTGGTGATTTGCCACGCCGTGCTTGAATGGCTTGCCGAACCCTTCACCATCCTGCCGGTGTTGCGCCAGCTCACCAAAGCCGATGGCTGGCTGTCATTGGCGTTCTACAACCGTGATGCGTTGATTTATCGCAATCTGCTCAAGGGCCATTTCCGCAAAATGCGTCGAAATACGCTGGCCGGTGAAAAGCAGAGCCTAACCCCGCAAGAACCCCTTGATCCGCGCGAATTAGCGGCGCAACTTGAGGGTCTGTGGCGAGTCGAAACCCAGAGTGGCGTCCGGGTATTCCACGATTACATGCCGGTCGAATTCCAGGCGAAAGCCGAGCTGACCGACCTGCTGGAAATGGAGCTCGCCCACCGTCGCCACCCGAGCTTTGCCGGACTGGGACGTTATCTGCACTGGATGTGCCGACCCGTTTGA
- a CDS encoding DUF4136 domain-containing protein has translation MKRLALLPLFLTLAACQSPNPYTAVSAAIPPAPPQAANAIDMSAYPAAPRDFGRYRNWTWLNGQLPPGTQWAESAQVAEAVSNGLDQRGLRPSQNPQTADLRVAADTHTETRIRQVRDDYYDPYYGGGYYNGYRNGYGGYATVPVVRTYQEQVVVVRISLFDGRSGQPVWSASAETGSGGDQSARAKALRQAVQHALTAYPPS, from the coding sequence ATGAAACGCCTCGCTTTGCTGCCCCTCTTCCTGACTTTGGCCGCGTGTCAGAGCCCCAACCCGTACACGGCCGTTTCCGCCGCCATTCCGCCTGCTCCGCCCCAGGCGGCCAACGCCATCGACATGAGCGCCTACCCCGCTGCGCCCCGTGATTTCGGGCGTTATCGCAACTGGACGTGGCTCAACGGTCAGTTGCCGCCGGGGACGCAATGGGCGGAGTCGGCGCAGGTCGCAGAAGCGGTGAGCAACGGTCTCGACCAGCGGGGCTTGCGGCCTTCGCAGAACCCGCAGACTGCTGATTTGCGCGTCGCGGCCGACACCCACACGGAAACCCGTATTCGTCAGGTGCGTGACGATTATTACGACCCGTACTACGGCGGTGGTTATTACAACGGGTACCGCAACGGCTATGGCGGCTACGCCACGGTGCCGGTCGTGCGAACCTATCAAGAGCAGGTCGTGGTGGTGCGCATCAGCCTGTTCGACGGTCGCAGCGGTCAGCCCGTTTGGAGCGCCAGCGCCGAAACCGGCAGCGGCGGCGATCAGTCGGCGCGGGCCAAGGCATTGCGTCAGGCCGTGCAACACGCGCTGACCGCTTATCCGCCGTCTTAA
- a CDS encoding DUF4136 domain-containing protein, protein MFRCIAVVCVALLLAACQTDRVNRDFDAQRDFGGYRTWAWKEPGLQYQPNDPRIKSDLTEQRIRQSVGEQLDQRGLRMAAPGVKADVQVQAWLIVEDRQQLVTTNYGGGGYWGNPWGGYWGGPIGSETRSVDYKVSTLQIDMLDGKDGKLVWRGSTEQVVNDNNANPAARELALRQTVQKILQQYPPR, encoded by the coding sequence ATGTTCCGCTGCATCGCTGTCGTGTGTGTTGCCCTGCTGCTCGCCGCGTGCCAGACCGATCGGGTCAATCGTGACTTCGACGCACAGCGGGATTTCGGTGGGTATCGAACTTGGGCCTGGAAGGAGCCGGGCCTGCAATATCAGCCCAATGACCCTCGCATCAAAAGCGACCTGACCGAACAACGCATTCGCCAGTCGGTTGGTGAACAGCTCGACCAGCGCGGCCTGCGCATGGCGGCGCCGGGGGTGAAAGCCGACGTCCAAGTGCAGGCCTGGCTGATCGTCGAAGACCGCCAACAACTGGTCACCACCAACTACGGCGGTGGCGGCTATTGGGGCAACCCGTGGGGCGGTTACTGGGGCGGCCCGATCGGCAGTGAGACGCGCAGCGTCGACTACAAGGTCTCGACCCTGCAAATCGACATGCTCGACGGCAAGGACGGCAAACTGGTCTGGCGCGGCAGCACCGAACAGGTGGTGAACGACAACAACGCCAACCCGGCCGCGCGGGAATTGGCGCTGCGCCAGACCGTGCAGAAAATCCTCCAGCAGTACCCACCAAGGTAA
- a CDS encoding pilus assembly protein TadG-related protein gives MSPLMYPYARRDRQRGAIGLMAALTLALALLCTLVVVDSGRLYMEKRSLQRVADVAALEAASRGGDCTGSNTASTYATQSATRNGFTVSDNTRTLATRCGILIVGTDSRRTFAVDATRSDAIQVTVSHSVPRSIAAGVSAMFDTTPSPPDVQLSAVAVAAGVPPVAALTIRNTTLQLNTANASILNPLIGGFLGSSVNLDVAGWQGLANSNISLLGYLDQLKSDIKLSALDYTQLLSSNIAVSQLLQSAINVLDPNGTLGATATVLGLKALKVAAGSTQVVLGNLLQVQGGTDIAALNTKVNLMDLVEGFAQLANKQNGLVANFPINLAGLAQVNARVQVIEPGQLSAIGNPKLAIKDPNPRTGPNRIYVRTAQVKTLLNVKLPALDGIASLANAATNLIAPLTPTVSSLLHLDLVGVVNSVTCLLGAGCQTLDLKWLSDSSNSVSLDIALTATSAESYVTGYTCTTNTNKSLTTQTQSAIVDLKVGKIDPAAAFPASTNPATMVPGPLPVLDIGIKTCHLVLGIGTCGARTAFAGGGIGVSLNTSLGVTGTPFTYISPNLPEINQAAYFPPSPVLTTPTSALLSNALSGIQVNMYKPTVSNGLGDLLSNLGTVLSGITTALDQVLASTLTPLISGLIDPLLKGLGVNLNAVDVGANLSCNLGQAKLVI, from the coding sequence ATGTCTCCCCTGATGTACCCCTACGCACGCCGGGACCGGCAGCGTGGCGCCATAGGATTGATGGCCGCGCTGACCCTGGCTCTGGCCCTGCTGTGCACCCTGGTGGTGGTCGACAGCGGGCGACTCTACATGGAAAAACGCTCGTTGCAGCGCGTGGCGGATGTGGCAGCGCTGGAGGCTGCCAGTCGCGGCGGCGATTGCACCGGCAGCAACACCGCCAGCACGTACGCCACGCAAAGCGCGACCCGCAACGGTTTCACGGTTTCCGACAACACCCGTACCCTGGCCACGCGCTGCGGCATCCTGATCGTCGGCACTGACAGTCGACGCACCTTCGCGGTCGACGCCACCCGTTCTGACGCCATTCAGGTCACGGTCAGCCACAGCGTGCCACGGAGCATCGCGGCCGGTGTCAGTGCGATGTTCGACACCACGCCGTCGCCGCCGGACGTTCAACTGAGTGCGGTGGCGGTGGCTGCCGGGGTGCCGCCCGTGGCAGCCCTGACCATCCGCAACACCACGCTGCAATTGAATACCGCCAACGCGAGCATCCTCAATCCGCTGATCGGCGGTTTTCTGGGCAGCAGTGTCAATCTGGATGTCGCAGGTTGGCAGGGGCTGGCCAACAGCAACATCAGCCTGCTCGGCTACCTGGATCAGTTGAAGAGCGACATCAAACTGTCGGCCCTCGATTACACGCAACTGTTGAGCAGCAACATTGCGGTCAGCCAACTCCTGCAATCGGCAATCAACGTGCTCGACCCCAACGGCACCCTCGGCGCCACTGCAACCGTGCTCGGGTTGAAGGCGCTCAAGGTGGCGGCAGGCTCGACGCAAGTGGTGCTGGGTAATCTCCTTCAGGTTCAGGGCGGGACCGACATCGCCGCGCTCAACACCAAGGTCAATCTGATGGACCTCGTGGAAGGCTTCGCCCAGTTGGCGAACAAACAGAATGGCCTGGTGGCCAACTTTCCGATCAATCTCGCAGGGCTGGCTCAGGTCAACGCTCGCGTACAAGTGATTGAACCTGGCCAGCTGTCGGCCATTGGCAACCCTAAACTCGCGATAAAAGACCCCAATCCCAGAACCGGCCCCAACCGCATTTACGTGCGCACCGCGCAGGTCAAGACACTGCTGAACGTGAAACTGCCGGCGCTGGATGGGATCGCCTCCCTGGCCAATGCCGCCACCAACCTCATCGCCCCACTGACGCCGACGGTCAGCAGCCTGCTGCACCTGGATCTTGTGGGCGTCGTCAACTCAGTGACGTGCCTCTTGGGTGCCGGGTGCCAGACCCTCGATCTTAAATGGCTCTCTGACAGCAGCAACAGCGTCAGCCTCGACATCGCGCTCACCGCCACCAGCGCCGAGAGCTATGTGACCGGGTACACCTGCACCACCAATACCAATAAATCCCTGACCACTCAGACCCAGTCCGCCATCGTGGATTTGAAAGTGGGCAAGATTGACCCGGCTGCGGCATTTCCTGCGAGCACCAATCCGGCCACGATGGTTCCCGGCCCCTTGCCAGTGCTGGATATCGGCATCAAGACCTGCCATCTGGTTCTGGGCATCGGCACGTGCGGCGCGCGAACCGCGTTTGCGGGGGGCGGCATCGGTGTGAGCCTGAATACCTCGCTGGGCGTCACGGGCACGCCGTTTACGTACATCTCACCCAACCTGCCGGAGATCAATCAGGCGGCCTATTTTCCTCCCTCCCCGGTCCTGACGACGCCGACCAGCGCCTTGTTGTCGAATGCGCTGTCGGGGATTCAGGTCAACATGTACAAACCCACCGTCAGCAATGGGCTGGGGGATTTGCTTAGCAATCTGGGAACAGTACTCAGCGGGATAACGACGGCCCTTGACCAGGTGCTGGCCAGCACGCTGACCCCGCTGATCAGCGGCCTGATCGACCCCTTGCTCAAGGGCCTCGGCGTCAACCTCAACGCCGTGGACGTCGGCGCCAACCTCAGCTGCAATCTGGGGCAGGCGAAGTTGGTGATTTGA